In a single window of the Trichoderma breve strain T069 chromosome 6, whole genome shotgun sequence genome:
- a CDS encoding tetratricopeptide repeat domain-containing protein — translation MATSFATTGRLQVLREPGDQFQDGVDIVLIPGIGTTSPENWPFADRDWLTSLPGSGAGARILAYEYASPFAVTKPSWESILMLGYDLLQHLLDVRSQVDTKPIVVVCHSLGGIVVKQALCVANKQFPRYGSIVNAIAGVIFLSTPHRYGDKATSLSRFRDVLEATTGKSLKIPSANIEQEGAILLDLADRFEGISFRTPILSVYELRESKNTSTPLRPKYQQLVNREACSTHAPMETVIGLNLNHNDTCLFTKSVGGEGLSELNKFMYETLRDAVQLVAIRLEDQEYQYATMSSYSPTISEMPLKLEQMELTEWPSNNATEWPSNRATEGTSLSGFELVHPSTPNPETRKTLHLPCFLLNTHTSNADFCGREDILERLATELLPSKNAVTASGTALRQFALCGFGGIGKTEIAREFARRHRESFDAVFWVIADEIAKLDQHFQQISLALGLETSAECKSQVVSREIVKGWLSNPRKNLSGLDEFAQPGQVKSEANWLLIFDNADDPMILADYWPQGSGSILITSRDPLAKSMFTRRPQGIDLGPLSEQDSMSLFNHLTTAAGDSEGDTARKIADALGGVPLAISQMAGIIRRQDLTLDEFLELYADHEEHASLYETKFDTNLITYRYSLSTVWAFEKLKPHARQLLELISFLDPDAIGEDLLMAASMELFSDGAQFKKSNYMEARSDLLQSSLVFRDKQKQQISVHRLVQDAVLTTMDVEKKQFMFGQVARILWADWPSAMPKPWPVCASIYPHVLKMHQLWSTISDLSEATSLLFAKLLVEAAWYQKERGRTQHFDGFFSTAIRICDPSTHPDRDALLADVHFCLGAVAMDASDFNASRIQKELSLEYVSKICKELGTQDERLYLALAELGISRIQDKRYEEGEAALKEALRMRKALGNYIPRSGEANLSWALLAQGKLEECDTLLLDSLAGREKALGKDDRESVRTGLILYALGNLRAAQDRWEESFEYHQRAWRHMLATVGERDFYTANVFHKLAEHYIRLGQNEEAIAMINWALDIWSVDPTAHKNEIARTTFLKGKLFEATGKAQKASIALRVSCRLRKEITKDDRDAKSLTTKDFDEIVAFWAR, via the exons ATGGCGACGAGCTTCGCGACGACAGGCCGCCTTCAGGTGTTGCGAGAACCAGGTGATCAGTTTCAAGATGGTGTCGA CATTGTCCTTATTCCTGGTATAGGAACCACCTCGCCAGAAAATTGGCCGTTTGCCGACCGGGATTGGCTCACGAGCCTACCTGGTTCTGGTGCTGGGGCTCGCATTCTCGCATACGAATATGCTTCCCCATTTGCGGTCACCAAGCCATCATGGGAGTCGATTTTAATGTTAGGCTATGATCTTCTCCAACATTTACTTGATGTGCGATCACAG GTCGACACAAAACCGATTGTGGTAGTCTGCCACAGTTTAGGTGGTATTGTAGTCAAGCAAGCTTTGTGTGTCGCTAACAAGCAATTTCCTCGTTACGGATCGATTGTCAATGCCATAGCTGGTGTCATCTTCCTAAGCACTCCGCATCGCTATGGAGACAAGGCCACGAGCTTGTCGCGTTTTCGAGATGTCCTTGAGGCGACGACGGGAAAAAGCCTAAAGATTCCGAGCGCAAATATTGAGCAAGAAGGTGCCATTCTGCTTGATTTGGCAGATCGGTTCGAAGGAATCTCATTTCGTACCCCGATACTGTCAGTATACGAGCTACGTGAATCAAAGAATacttcaacaccattgcGCCCAAAATATCAACAG CTGGTCAACCGCGAAGCTTGCTCGACTCATGCTCCAATGGAAACAGTGATTGggctcaatctcaatcatAACGATACATGCCTTTTTACCAAGAGCGTTGGAGGCGAAGGCCTATCTGAACTCAACAAATTCATGTATGAGACTTTGCGTGATGCTGTTCAGCTCGTTGCAATCCGACTCGAGGACC AGGAGTATCAGTACGCAACAATGAGCTCTTATTCGCCCACAATAAGCGAAATGCCCCTCAAAC TTGAGCAAATGGAACTCACCGAATGGCCTTCGAACAACGCAACGGAATGGCCGTCCAATAGAGCAACCGAAGGAACGTCTCTATCAGGCTTTGAACTTGTACATCCTTCAACACCAAATCCAGAGACACGAAAAACCCTTCATTTACCGTGTTTCCTTCTCAACACACATACTTCGAATGCCGACTTTTGTGGCCGCGAAGATATCTTGGAGCGACTTGCCACCGAGCTATTGCCTTCTAAAAACGCTGTGACAGCATCAGGAACTGCTCTGCGGCAATTCGCTCTTTGCGGATTTGGAGGAATCGGAAAGACTGAGATAGCTCGCGAGTTTGCCAGACGACACAGAGAATCGTTTGATGCCGTGTTCTGGGTCATAGCGGATGAGATTGCAAAACTTGATCAACATTTCCAGCAAATCTCGTTGGCACTGGGGCTTGAAACTTCGGCTGAGTGTAAAAGTCAAGTGGTAAGCCGAGAGATTGTGAAAGGATGGCTCTCCAACCCTCGAAAAAATTTGTCGGGACTGGACGAGTTTGCTCAGCCCGGTCAAGTGAAATCAGAAGCGAACTGgctgctcatcttcgacaaCGCAGATGATCCCATGATCCTAGCTGACTACTGGCCGCAAGGGAGCGGATCAATTCTCATCACTAGCCGTGATCCATTGGCAAAAAGCATGTTTACAAGACGGCCTCAGGGTATAGATCTCGGTCCACTATCAGAGCAAGACAGCATGTCCCTATTCAATCACCTTACTACGGCTGCTGGTGACTCAGAAGGCGACACCGCACGAAAAATCGCCGATGCACTTGGCGGAGTGCCATTGGCCATTTCTCAGATGGCAGGCATCATCCGTCGCCAGGACCTTACCTTGGATGAATTTCTGGAGCTCTATGCAGATCACGAAGAGCATGCTAGCCTTTACGAGACAAAATTTGACACCAATTTGATCACTTATCGCTACTCTCTGTCTACCGTTTGGGCATTTGAGAAATTGAAGCCTCATGCTCGGCAATTGTTAGAGCTAATCTCATTTCTTGATCCCGATGCTATAGGAGAAGATTTGCTGATGGCAGCGTCTATGGAACTGTTTTCCGACGGCGCACAGTTCAAGAAGAGTAATTACATGGAAGCTCGATCTGATCTATTACAGTCGTCTCTCGTCTTTAGGGAtaagcaaaagcagcagaTATCAGTTCATCGCCTAGTACAAGATGCAGTTTTAACAACAATGGATGTCGAAAAGAAGCAATTCATGTTTGGTCAAGTTGCTCGAATCCTTTGGGCTGACTGGCCATCAGCAATGCCTAAGCC ATGGCCCGTATGTGCATCGATTTACCCTCATGTCCTCAAGATGCACCAACTTTGGTCGACAATATCAGATCTTTCTGAAGCAACTAGCCTGCTTTTCGCAAAACTCCTTGTTGAAGCTGCTTG GTATCAAAAGGAGCGGGGACGGACACAACATTtcgacggcttcttctctacAGCTATCCGCATATGCGACCCGTCAACACATCCAGATCGAGATGCTCTACTGGCAGATGTTCATTTTTGCTTAGGGGCTGTTGCCATGGATGCAAGCGATTTTAATGCAAGTCGCATTCAGAAAGAACTCTCCCTCGAATATGTATCCAAAATTTGCAAGGAATTGGGAACTCAAGATGAGAGATTATACCTCGCTCTCGCAGAGCTAGGCATCTCGCGCATCCAGGATAAACGATACGAAGAAGGTGAAGCTGCTCTTAAGGAGGCTCTGCGCATGCGCAAAGCTCTCGGCAACTACATTCCTAGGTCGGGCGAGGCCAATCTAAGCTGGGCTCTTCTCGCGCAGGGTAAACTAGAAGAATGCGACACGCTTCTTCTGGATAGTTTGGCCGGTAGAGAAAAGGCTTTAGGGAAAGATGACAGGGAATCCGTTCGAACTGGACTGATACTCTATGCGCTTGGCAACCTTCGCGCCGCTCAAGATAGGTGGGAGGAAAGTTTCGAATACCACCAGAGAGCATGGCGCCATATGCTTGCGACAGTAGGGGAACGAGATTTCTACACAGCAAATGTCTTCCACAAGTTGGCTGAGCACTACATTCGCTTAGGTCAGAACGAAGAAGCTAT TGCAATGATCAACTGGGCGCTGGATATCTGGTCTGTAGATCCGACAGCGCATAAGAATGAGATTGCCCGCACGACTTTTCTCAAAGGAAAGTTGTTTGAAGCAACAGGAAAGGCACAGAAGGCTTCTATTGCTCTTAGGGTTTCCTGTCGCTTGAGAAAAGAGATTACGAAGGATGATCGCGATGCGAAAAGTTTGACGACTAAAGATTTTGACGAAATTGTTGCCTTTTGGGCTCGTTAA
- a CDS encoding corA-like mg2+ transporter protein domain-containing protein, translated as MERRKVASSPENYTRAIISLSRRYSSTSVFPGNNFVDLGEWMLQDRSLIHPASPREEAPLFVSKSEEPHDLVIVYNSGERKWDMQQYGQHEHEAFSAVTSIPPGGAGQIVFIRGFISPSWVSAIGSKYGIDPEFFRRHMDFLSASIDRHAYSTPSLPSSSKNLFRLCVNTLLHRDDFGGQDLQLQRSEQAAELATYKIQQLGSTRVCCGDSLVREYSTVCSSFSVIEQWISLCITKTESGWAVIAWMDQGRPLEKSPPGPWTSHIESKATSLPVLQHHPKMAFRTTTNRFDPDANVSSQIQQSTAILPLQYDSLVALVDLTRRAPQDPLSMCIPLFAHAAFSEVQFLNLIESRIQIQINTIVEGVSTDALGTLQYFSNILTRHAQQLKDTSLVLNKLAERSYQIFGRARAESPLPPSLGVGTRRQPSDSDTVRNFGSSSSDGTFTTRGVMDDYEELRIRCIELSNLCTSGITLAMNKATIEESRKAIEQSERVKKLTILATLFIPLNFSSSLFGMNVDLLGQNAVRFWWFFVLCVPITLFAYVFYLWDYQYLKRHWMRLWKGVLYARRRSIAGGSDKDPSHTV; from the exons ATGGAACGCAGAAAGGTCGCTT CTTCACCGGAAAACTATACCCGAGCAATCATCTCGCTCTCGAGGAGATATTCAAGCACCTCAGTCTTCCCAGGAAACAATTTCGTCGACCTTGGAGAATGGATGCTACAAGACCGCAGCTTAATTCACCCAGCAAGtccgagagaagaagcgcctcTATTTGTTTCCAAGTCTGAAGAGCCCCATGACTTAGTTATCGTGTACAACAGTGGGGAAAGAAAGTGGGATATGCAGCAGTATGGTCAGCACGAGCATGAAGCCTTTTCCGCGGTGACATCTATTCCGCCGGGAGGCGCGGGGCAAATAGTCTTCATTCGGGGCTTCATCTCGCCGTCGTGGGTGTCAGCAATTGGCAGCAAATATGGCATTGATCCGGAGTTCTTCAGGCGACACATGGACTTTCTTTCTGCGAGCATTGACAGACATGCGTATAGTACTCCATCACTTCCTAGTTCTTCAAAGAACTTGTTTCGACTTTGCGTAAACACGCTCCTTCATCGCGATGATTTCGGCGGACAGGatctccagctgcagcgctCGGAACAAGCTGCTGAACTTGCGACGTACAAAATCCAACAACTTGGCTCTACTCGAGTATGTTGCGGAGACTCGTTGGTGCGCGAGTATTCTACAGTGTGCTCTTCATTCTCTGTGATTGAACAATGGATTTCACTCTGTATTACCAAGACGGAGAGTGGCTGGGCTG TTATTGCTTGGATGGACCAAGGTAGACCCTTAGAGAAATCTCCTCCGGGACCATGGACGAGTCATATTGAGTCGAAAGCCACGTCACTTCCCgttcttcaacaccatcctAAAATGGCATTTCGAACAACCACAAATCGTTTTGATCCGGATGCAAATGTCTCATCGCAAATACAACAAAGTACAGCTATTCTACCTTTACAATATGACTCACTGGTTGCGCTTGTCGATTTGACCCGTCGAGCACCACAAGATCCGCTTTCTATGTGCATCCCATTATTTGCACACGCAGCCTTTTCCGAAGTTCAGTTTCTGAACTTGATCGAGTCTAGAATACAAATCCAGATAAACACCATCGTTGAAGGAGTTTCGACTGATGCGCTAGGAACCCTTCAGTACTTTTCCAATATTCTCACTCGTCATGCacagcagctgaaagatACTTCTCTTGTACTAAACAAATTAGCTGAAAGAAGCTACCAGATCTTCGGCAGAGCTAGAGCGGAAAGTCCATTGCCTCCAAGTCTAGGAGTTGGCACGCGGCGGCAGCCATCCGATTCTGACACAGTCAGAAATTTCGGATCCAGTAGCTCTGACGGCACCTTTACAACGAGAGGCGTTATGGATGACTATGAAGAGCTTCGTATTCGTTGCATTGAGTTGTCAAATCTTTGTACCAGCGGCATCACTCTAGCAATGAACAAAGCCACGATTGAGGAATCTCGGAAGGCCATTGAACAGTCAGAACGCGTCAAGAAGCTTACTATTCTTGCGACGCTCTTTATTCCTCTCAATTTTAGTTCCAGCCTGTTTGGCATGAATGTCGATCTGCTAGGGCAGAATGCGGTAAGATTTTGGTGGTTTTTTGTCTTGTGTGTCCCGATTACACTGTTCGCCTATGTGTTTTATCTCTGGGACTACCAGTACCTGAAACGGCACTGGATGAGACTCTGGAAGGGCGTTTTGTATGCTAGGAGAAGAAGTATCGCTGGGGGAAGTGATAAAGATCCAAGCCATACGGTATAA
- a CDS encoding haloacid dehalogenase-like hydrolase domain-containing protein, with the protein MAPRKTEFPSIRACIFDMDGLLINSEDIITQSINLLLEKYSRPAITRTIRAQLMGIPDSTNGDVFHNWAKLPIPREQFARESSEQMHALFPNCEPLPGAVKLLSNLNRARSASLGDPIELALASTTKSNSYELKVTRPETKRLLDTFQPDRRILGDDPRVPKGRGKPAPDMYLIALQALNTAAGPDAKPILPSECLVFEDSIIGVEAGRRAGMRVIWVPHSDLAIEYQDREDVVLAGRTGLVEIGDTWQLGEIGDDWAERISSLEHFDYEKYGINIPL; encoded by the exons ATGGCTCCGCGTAAGACAGA ATTTCCGTCAATCCGGGCTTGTATTTTCGACATGGACGGGCTGCTCATCAACTCGGAGGACATAATCACTCAGTCCATCAACCTACTGCTGGAAAAATACTCAAGACCGGCGATTACTCGGACAATCCGTGCTCAGCTCATGGGTATCCCAGACTCTACAAATGGCGATGTCTTTCACAACTGGGCAAAGTTGCCCATTCCTCGCGAGCAATTCGCTCGTGAATCAAGTGAACAGATGCACGCGCTGTTTCCGAACTGTGAGCCGCTGCCTGGTGCGGTGAAGCTTTTGTCAAATCTGAACCGTGCACGGAGTGCTTCTTTGGGAGACCCAATTGAGTTGGCTTTAGCGTCCACTACAAAGAGCAACAGCTATGAGTTGAAAGTTACACGGCCAGAAACAAAGCGACTACTTGACACTTTCCAGCCTGATAGACGGATTTTGGGGGATGACCCACGAGTTCCAAAGGGTCGAGGGAAGCCAGCGCCAGATATGTATCTAATAGCCCTCCAGGCGCTAAACACGGCCGCTGGTCCTGACGCGAAGCCCATCTTACCCAGCGAATGCTTAGTCTTTGAAGATAGCATCATTGGGGTAGAAGCTGGGAGGCGGGCTGGAATGAGAGTTATTTGGGTGCCGCATTCAGATTTGGCGATCGAATATCAAGACAGGGAGGATGTTGTGCTCGCTGGAAGGACGGGATTGGTGGAGATTGGAGACACTTGGCAACTAGGGGAAATTGGTGATGATTGGGCCGAACGCATATCGAGTCTGGAGCACTTCGATTATGAAAAATACGGCATTAATATACCACTCTAG